The following is a genomic window from Takifugu rubripes chromosome 13, fTakRub1.2, whole genome shotgun sequence.
ACCTATATGAGAGGTGATGATGCCAAATATATCCAGTCGCAGATATTCTGGATTTCAAGCTAGATAATTACCCGCAAAAGAGTTTtttagagcttttttttttaaagaaaacttaTTTGCTGGATTTTAGTGAAAGTTGGTGGGAGTGAAGTGAAGGGGCAGAGGAATCCCTCAGCAAACCATAGCACACCTTCATTGATTGGTTGATGAAGGACTTAATGGGGTGGCAGGCTGGGGAAAAGGCCCAAAATTGTGATTCTAAACCAAAAGTTTTATATATTCAactgttctgtgtgtgttgctccTCAGACAGTACCTGCACCACACTCTTTGTTTGTGTCCAGGACTGTAGTTTCATCTCCTGCCTGAAGTTTTCCCACAGTGTCTCTACACAACAGCAGCTCAGTTCCAGGATGGATGTCTCGACAGACACGCAGGCGCACGCATACACACTCGTCCTCTCCGCAGGCACACTGCATCACCACATTCTGTTGTTCTCTGCTTTGCACCTGGCAGGCAAAACTGGGGGGGTCACATGCACAGATGAAGTACTACATTACTACATTACATTGAGGTACTACATTAGAAAAGAGCTGGTGCCTAATAACACCAACAACAAGACGGTTAGAGGTCTTCaaattgtttattattttttcatttaCTTTACTAAGAATCGTTCATCAGTTCAAGGGACACGTACCTGATCCACATGTGTTGCAAAGCTTCTTTATTTGCTGCCATCAGCATTAGTTCCTATAAGAGAGAAGAGAATAACCATGTGGGATCAAAGCTCCTGCTGAACAGGTTAGGGATGACATTTTTCAGGAATCTGCTGTACTGGTGGATGTCACTGAGACTCCTGTATGGAAACTAATAGATAATGACATGTTAAAACTTTAACTGTGGTTTTATAAGCCTAAACACTCTTGGCAGCTCGAACGATACTCTGAGCCTCTGGATGTGTTGTAATCATTTTCTGTCAGCCATTGTGATCCTCCAGACTGGGAACAAGCTGTAATCTTACACTGATGTTCATAATAGTGATGATTTGCCTGACTCTGTTCTCTAAATTAATTATGCACCACAGTGTACGCCGTATTTTGAATGCTAACCGACTTCCGACAGTGTGCCTGAAAACCAGTTTATGTTGATGCTGTTGGCCGTGTTCTATTTTAGAATATTTGGTGACTTTAATAACTACTTCACAATCTATCTACTCTAAGTATTTAAAGACCATATTCATAATGGTTATAACGTATAGGGAAATTAAAGATGTAATTTAGTTCACTGACATagtgaaatgaaaagaaatgttgaTATATAATTTTTACTTgcctttgtttcctctgtgcAACCTGTCTGGGTTGTTCTGGAGTCACAGCACACTGTGGCTtcacttttcctcctctcactctgaTGAACCGATGATGACCTTAGGTCACCATCCCTCCCCAACAGAGATCCAGGTTTCAGCATGCAGCCAACCCACCACAGCCCCAGTCTGCCCTCACAGAACCTAGAAGGACCCACAGCGAAGCCACAGGGAAGCAATGTTGACAGAATTGAAGTGAGAGCAGACGGGAgcggaggggtgagggaggcCATCAATCTGAAGAGATAATTATAACAAAATACAGCTGACACTTTTTTCTGGGAATGGATTTCTTTTGGTAACAAACACCAAGGGCACaatttatttaataattttaaatatatatattgtttcAAAAGCTTAGACATTTATGATgaaaaatacatacaaaaagaACTCATTCCTGAATTTGGAGAATACTCATTAactgaaagagcagcagatatACACATTTAGCATTTGTTTATATGCTTGACATATTACTTTGCAGTAATATTCAGGTTAGTTTTTTAGGCAGTATAAATAATTGCAATCTGTCaaacagaccttttttttttttttaatttcttttacaaAGATGGTTCGTCTCTGACTAACGCAGGGCAAATACATTTCTGGCCAACAATCAAGATAACTGGAATGTTAGCTTAAGATACTTCTTTAGGTAATTCTAGGTATTTACAAAAGATTTTGCAAAACCTGTCACTGTTCGCTCCTAAACGACCACGTTAAATTTTAGCTGAATGTATCTTTTGTTGCCTCAGTTATTATTTCAACAATCAACTTTGACCGTTAGCGGCAGTTTCCTAGGAGAACTTAAAGTTTAGTTACTAAAAAGATAACACGCGACAATAGCTATTTTCTACATCATTTTAAAGTAAAATTAATTGTGTACATACTCCGAATAAAGGTGGTTTTATTTGAATAGGTAAGTGTATTTTAGTACATAAATGTAAACTCTGTGAAAGCTATCCATATCCAAGATAAAACGACGCCGGAAGTCCTTGACGTTTATCGTCCGGCTGTGAAAATGTCCCGATGTATTAAGTTCCGCCATAAGAGCGCAGGGCATCCTCTGAAAACAACAGATACATTTTCACTTTTGCAGTTGAAAAAATTAACACCTTGTAAACGATATTATTATTACTCTGTATCAATTTCCAAGgttattaataaaacaaaatacttTTTAATGGTTGGCGTGCCTGTGGCGGACACATAGAGGtaatctcacacccaggtgatgcatggggtgatgggcgtggttagcccttgatttGATGCACTGTTCGACGCGCCATTGAGTATATtctggtggatgcagaataaagacgtccaaaccatctgctctgtccgagtcgttcctcgtcctgccacatgCCTCCTATCGCATGCTTTTTTATGCTTAATTGATAGTCCTGTGCCAAACTTGTCCGTGCCACGTGAAAAAATGTTTGTGAtttgtttaaattttaaaacagCCTTCCTCTGGTGTTTTTAAGGTATCCAATAGTAAAAAGCCATCTGTAGGATGTAACCTCCCATTCCTGGGCCACCCTTACATTTGAAAACAACTACTTAAAGGTATGCATCTATTGCATCCTGTCCTTCATGCTTTATTAAGTAAAAGAGTTATATTCCTATGTGTATATACTATACATATCATAcatacttttatttattttattttttgctaacGGCTATTCCCCTTTTGGGGCAAGGGGCAGGGTGCTTCACCCTCGGACGAGAGTCCTGAGTTCATGGCAGGACCCTATCAGAGCATTTAGGGGTTCGATACTTTGCACCTTGACGGTGCCCTAACCTTGTCCTGTCAATTTTTCTGCTACCAGCAAATTTTACAACTATTTTCCCCCAACTTAAttttgaaccaagaaccctctgcttctcagcccagtcccctacagaccaTACGTATTAGCAATGCtctgtgtgtacagtatatgtttttttctttttcacaacattttctgtttttactaattaataaaagcaaaacatgcTGACAGCAGAGAGACACGATTCATTGGGAGGCCTGGGCCAGAGAAGTGAACCTGTTTGTTTGGAGGGTGGGATGCAAAGGATTTTTATAAGGGCCCTATTCAGTCACCAGGGAATAGTGGCACCATCTGCAATCCACCCATGTTAACCAAATAGAAAATTACTGTAATTATATtatttctgcatgtttgtgctgtATCCTATTTACCTTAGTTGCTGCCACGGCAACACAGCACTTACTGAAAGCTAGAGGGAAGGTGAAAGACGCGATTGTTTCACTTAATTATCTGGTGCAGTGACCCTCTGAGGTACACAGTTTTTCCATTCTATTCATAATATCTTGCGGGAGCTGCACTGCTCATCAAACCAGAATCCAGTGAGGTAACAACCGAAATAATTTATTTGGTTTTAGTCACGACATTAAACATCAAGAGTGAGTTCATCCTGCACCAGTTTTGGTAAAActatacaaaaaaaatcaaatcacacTTGTGAGGACTGATGACAAGGCAAAGTTTCCTCATGTTTTACCCTATTAGATTTTATTTATCACTTTATAGAAGTTCCATCTGCATTCAAAAGCATGCCAACTCATACTATATCATTAAATTCTATCAACGTTCCTTTCACATTCATTTGTTTGACCTGATAAACTCAAAACAGCACATTTGCATTATTAAGTTGTTTTATTGCCAGTCGGATTTGGTACCATGAACAAAAAGACAACGCTGACAAACATTTTCATTACTGAATAAGTGTGGAAGTATGGAGTATTATCTTTGGTTTGTGATGCAGCAATTGACAACACGAAGGCACAGCCTCCAAATACAGCAACAACGTCACAAAACAATATGGAAATGGAGCAGCTCCTTGAGCTCCTCACACTGGAATGTTCATACCGAGCTGGATTCAATTTCAACATGAAAACAGACATTTACTGACAACAACAGTGTGCACCGCACAGCCTCGCCTAACACTTTGACAgctaaaagacagaaaacaaagaaacactcCAGCATTCCTGTCAGGCTTGAAAGATTTTTTTGAATCATCCTCAGCATAAATATGAAAGAGTAAAAGTTCTTCTATTCTGTTCACCGATTTGtggtgagaggaggtggttctTTTCTGTTTGACTGTTCAAGTTTattgttaaattaaatttatttattaaatctTCTAAGCACAGTTCAGCCTGGAAGTTTCTCTTATCTATACATTTTTTTGAAAATCCACATATTTGTTTTCTTACAAATGAGCTGCAACTACTCAGGTAGAACAGCCACACATGCTCAAAAATGCTCATATTCAATATTCTGCCAATATTTTTGTTTCCCCTCTACAACTGGCCACAGCCAGCATTGATATTAATAAGTTACTAAGTCAAGACTGGACCGATTTACTTGTGGATTCCCAGACTGATTGATTTAGTCACATGATTTACCTCAACATTATTATTCTTTTCCTgccttttctctccatttttgcCTTCATTAAACTGTCAAAGTGCCATCTGAAGGAGAATATCCAAACTGTAAAGTATCATTTTCCCAATGTATGCTATCTTCTCGCAGGAAAACAGCAACATGATTATATTAAAATGCACATGATAAAAGATAAACTCGGATCAATAGAATTATCGTATATAATTAAATTTTTTATAGAGGCATGGGAAGGGACAGATTAAATTACATTATCACACTGTAGCATTCTTCACCCCGGGCGTCCAACAAATTAAATTATCTTCATTATTTTTTCTTCAATTGTCCTTTTAATACTATATaatcttcttttttctgttttttagtAGAGATTGCCATTTCTTGCCACgcctctcctgctcctttgaCGTATTCTTCGTCTGGCATTCACTATTGAGGGAAAGAGATCAGTTTAAAATCACCTGAAATCCAATAGAAATCTCGCCGTCACACGTGGAAACGCTCTCACCATCAGTACATTCCACCTGAGGCTTCTCCCACTGCCCATCTCCTTTACAGCGGACCACAGGTGGGTGGCGCTGTGTGAAGCCGGGGTTGCACTGATAGCGGATGATGGAATTAACAGGGTATTCCTCCCTTCTGTTACCAAACATGTGCGCATTCTCCACCTCTGGTGGGGCTCCGCAGGACACTGAGAGCAGAAAGGTTTGCATCATATCATTGAAAGGCTTCATGTTTGGCCTTTGACCTGTTCACTATTATGAAAACCCAGCTGTTTGGTTTGGACTCACCTGGGCCTTTTTTGCAGGTGAAGGGCAGATGGTAGTTACAGGGCACATCGTTCCATTGACCCCTCTCATGCCAGATCATCACCACACAGTCTTCGCCAGAGCTGAAGTAATTATCTGGTTGGTTTGGCCTCCAGTTCTCATATTGCTGAAGAAGTTATGTCATAACACAAGTACATTATTTTAAACAAGTGCTACACCTCATTGTTTTCTTCAAATTGGACCTGTGTCACCTTCCTGAACCAACCAGAATTATCTGAAGAAAATATTGAGAATGATAGCCCAACcaatgatatttatttattttttgtacgtcagttttgtttttaccaGATTATCTTGTGCCTGTTTCAGTTCACATCTTCATTGTACAAACCTCTGCGATTTAACCTCTGCAGCAAATATTTAAGAAACCTAAAATTACACTGAACAGGATAACACACCAGGAGAAACAGGACAAACACTCACCAGTGGAGTGCCGTCTGTCCAGCGGAAATCGTTCTGGACCGTCCTGTCATTCAGCCCGATCCACTGGTAATTCTGGGCATTTGCTGTGGGAGAACAGACAAACGTGAATTTTGACCTCCttgcatgacacacacacacccacacacacgctctgagCTCACCGTTAACAAACGCTTGCTCCTCTGGAGTGATGATGCTGGCCAGATGTGCGTTCAGGTCACGGCAGCGCTGCTCTGCCTCCAGCCACGTCTCTCTGTCAGAGAAGTGCAGGTAGCAGTTCCCCTGAAACTTAGTCCAGCCTTCTTCACACTGTTGCTCATCTGCAGCCGCAACAGCACAGGTGACATTATTCAACATCTGCCCCCTGACTTTCCCTTCAGCTCTTTATGCGTGATTGTTGAATACTTTAGTAGGAGATTCTCTAAAACTCATCTGCATccacagcaaagcagcagcacaggcgATGAAGCTGAGCTCTTCATTCTTTCGGCCTGATGTTAGTGTGGAGGGAACTACTCGTTTAGCCGTCTAGTTTTGCTGTGTTGTGGGTAAATGAGCAGCATATTTGTTTCCATGTTGACATCCAACAGGATGGAGAATCcaattatttcactttttttgcAGATGCTGAATTTAATTAAAAGGTCTGTCGACCTAAATAAAActtcattcattttgttttgtggATAAGATATTCATATTATTAATAAACCTTTGAGAATGGTCTGGTTCCCTTATCTATGCCGCTCTGGGGAAAAAGGATATAGAATGTCTGACGGTTATTCTATCCCTTAAATGGACTAAGAGAAAAGAAGGCATTTGGGTAAATAGTGTAATTACCAGTATTACACCAAATTAACTTGTATGACCCATTTTATAAGAGAAACACAGGATAGAACATCTAGATGTGATTCATCTTCAGCTGCTGGGCCATTAGGGACACATCACCACTTCCATACTTTCCCAGAGTTGCAGCACTGCAGGACGATGCTCTTCTGTTGTGGCATTTAGCATCTCTAATTGGTAATTTTCTGAGAGGCTGCCGTTAGTATTCATTAGCTGAAGCTGATCTCGTACCGATCTCACAGCGGCTCCCTCCGTAGCTCGGCAGGCATAAGCATTTGTAAGAGTCTGCACTCTCCATACAGGTGGCTCCATTGAGACAAGGGTTGGAGTGGCACACATCTACTTCTGCAAGAAAGGGGCCAGGTGACACTACTGTTTCAGCATGAGATGGGGTTGGGGGCGGGGTGGAGGGTGTCAGCAGAGTAAGGAGCTGTGATGCGATAGGAAGCCTATCACACCTCAGGAATGATGTTAGTCAACAGAACTGATGTTGGTGCAACCTCAGATTGGGCCCAACAGAACCCTGAATAATTAGCTTGTTTTCTGGCTCTAATATTCAGGTGTTCCGGGGCGGCACCGGAATTCTGCTAATTCTGTTTAGCAATGTTAATATCAGCAGTACAGCTGTGAATCTGTCGTTAGTTGCAGAAAAGAATCAGTGAATCATTAAAGGGCGAGAGCAGCAGAGTTTAGCATGCAGACAGCAGAGCCCAGGCAGCGTGCTGACACAACAAACCACAACCAACATAAAGACTGGCTACAGACACCACGACACGTATGCCACCGAGGCTGCACGCcttcagagcagagctgcatttCACAAGCACCAAAACATTAAATCTGCCACATGAAACACAGACCGACAGCCAGACACACACGAAATACAACCCAACAATAACACGATGCATAACAAACAAGGACAGAGATACAGCAGGGAGAGATAAAAGAGTTCTGGTGAGCCACAAAAACAACTATCAGcagtaaaatgtgtaaatatattGTGAAAATGTGTAACTGGGAATCAGAGTGCAAATAAATAGCTTAAAAGCTGTTGAAGAGAGACACGCACAACAAATGTCATCACCATATTGAGAATTTAGAAAAATAGGGGGGACATCACTTGCACAGTTTTGAAACTTACCATGGCAGAGAGAAATGTTGTCTTCTACAGGTGTGACCATTCACATCTGCCTTACTCACACTCATTAAAATGCAAAGATCTTGTGTTACTTATGAACTGTGTAACGGCTACGAGCAGTGATGTGATGAAACTCTAGAATTTATAGGAAAATTAGTGTCAGAGCAGTTGATTATATACTGTGAACTTACCCTGCAGCAGTTTTGTCTCTTTTGCTATGCCGGGGGCCCCAGCAGAAGCTGGTGTGGCCGCGGTGGCAGGAGCAGCCAGACCTGCAGGAGCTAACACCGAGCTGTGAGTTGCATACATCCCACTTGAGACTTGGGACAGGACGGCTTCGCCAAGTGCCTCTGCTGGTCTGGTGGTTCCCTCAGTCAGTGCCCACTCAGAGGTTggagagggaagcagcagctgtggaagATCTCCAGAGGAAAGTCCAGATGCAGTTCCACTGCCTGTGAACATGCGGCTATCCCCACTGCCAGAGTAGAGaccactgctgccgctgcttccTTCCCCGCTGTACTCCACCGATCCCTCTCCAAGCTCCAAAGACAGGGATGTGTCTCCAGATGATTCTGTCAAAAGATCCTCTGTCAAAAAGGTAACGCTGCCTTCTTCATTTGTCGAAGAGTCGAATCCTGAGTCTGTtcctgatccagatccagagaTAAATGTTGAGATTCCAGACCCAGACAAATTTTCACCACTGTAGAGCAAGGACCCCAAGGTTTCCTGCTCTCCAGAGGCTGACCCTATCAGTTCAGTGAATCCTGACCCTACAAATGTCACACGTGAGAAGAACCCCGAGCCACTTCCAGAGGTTGAACCACTATGATCTCCACTCAGAATCCCAGATCCTGAAATGTCGCCAGAGCCACTGAACTCCAGTAGGCCACCACCAAGCTCATACTCTCTCTGGGTGACAGATATggactcatcaatcagctcaccatCTATAAGTAAGATCTGAGTGTCTCCACTTCCAGAAGATGTTCCTGAATGTCCACTTGCACTTCCAGAAGCAAATCCTGATGGGAGACCACTGAACTCTGAAAGGTCCTGGTTGTTAATAAAACCAGATGATATTCCAGAAAATTGTCCACTTTCTCCAGAGGTGTCAATAGAGGAGCCACTCTCGAAGGAACTGAAACCGGATCCAGATATGTCCCCACTGCCACTCAGTACACCAGATCCAGTTtcagacaaagggatgtttaggATTACTGTGCTCCCCTCTTCAGCTTCTTGGGGTCCTCCTGAAACTGAGCCATCTGCAGATAAAATGCTGTCCAtacctgaaaacacaacattcagTCCGGATCCATCTGCATCAACAGCCGACCCAGAATCATCTGTGCTGCTCAAACCTGATGCCCCACTTGGTTGCTCAGCACTTGGACTGCCAGCCATGTCTCCAGAGCCAGACACATCTGCAGAGATTATCCTGCCTCCAGTTCCAGATATGTCTCCAGAACCAGACAGATCTCCGGAGGTTACCTGGTCTCCAGACCCAGATATGTCTCCAGAACCAGACTGATCGCCTGATATTGCCTGGTCTCCAGAACCAGACTGATCGCCTGATATTGCCTGGTCTCCAGAACCAGACTGATCACCTGATATTGCCTGATCTCCAGAACCAGACTGATCGCCTGATATTGCTTGGTCTCCAGAACCAGACTGATCGCCTGATATTGCCTGATCTCCAGAACCAGACTGATCGCCTGATATTGCCTGGTCTCCAGAACCAGACTGATCGCCTGATATTGCCTGATCTCCAGAACCAGACTGATCGCCTGATATTGCCTGGTCTCCAGAACCAGACTGATCGCCTGATATTGCCTGATCTCCAGAACCAGACTGATCGCCTGATATTGCCTGGTCTCCAGAACCAGACTGATCGCCTGATATTGCTTGGTCTCCAGAACCAGACTGATCTCCAGAGGAAGAAAAATCACCTCCTTTGGCAGAACCTGAGCCAAAATCAGCTGAACCTGAGCCTGAGGTCTCCACGATGATAGGGGGAAGGAGCGGAGACCCAACTAAAGAAAGAGAAGTTAGCAATGAGTGACGACATTATATGACATTATCAACATTTGTTAAGAAGATTAAAGTATCTTACTGGGCTTCAAAAGGATGGCCTCTTGAATATCTGTGATGTTCAGTCCAGTTTCATTTGCAATGATCAGAAGGTCCACTGTTacaatgaatgaataaatgaatgaatggatggatgactggatgactggatgaatgaatgaatgaatgctgCCAAACATTTACCCCTGAAGCAGTAAGCATCGTATTTGGAATCCAGCGATGGGAAGCTTGTCTGCTCAGGCTGAGCATACACGGTGTGCACTCCCAGCCTCCCACCCCCACACTCAGAACGGGGATTGTTGATTGGATACCGGACACTACGATCCATTAGCCAGCCGGCACGGCACTTGTCAAAGCCAGTTCTCCAGGCGGCATGGAGCTCACCGGTGGACGCCAGTACAGCGCCTTGTTCTTGACAGCTCGAAGCAGCTTCATCATAAGTGAAACCCTCAGCCGATCCCACGTGGAAAACCTCACCTATGGAGGTTTATGTTTAATGCACATGGTCAACATTTATTCAGGTTACCAAGCCTACAAAACAACCAGAGTGCATCTGAAGCTAATTGCTACTTATTTCTCTGAGGTTTTTCTCCCATTGTGTACTCCTGCCTCCTACTgcctatatatactgtatgctAAACTACGAATGTGGGGAAAATGGAGGTGTTTGCCGTCAAAGTGCTTCTTTTCCAGTTACCTTTCAGACCATCAATGTAGCAGTATACATCATATCTCTCATCGGCTGGTCTCAAACCATAGGACCGAACTCCAGGCTGCCCGTCCAAATCTCCAGCGCATTTATCGCGGGGGGAAGTAATTGGATACCTTGAAAAGAACATGTGACAATTCATCTTTTGGTAAAAGAATCGCTTTATGAATGCAGCATCAAGGTTTACCTGACAGTCTGGTCAATCAACCATCCTGCGTCACACTGGTGGTATCCTGCTTCATATGctgcctgcagctgtgctgctgtggcaATGTAGGCTCCAACACTCTGACAAGCCCGCTGGGCCTCGATGTAGGTAAAGGCATAGCGGCTTGAGCCTGAACGATAATGGAACACCACTCCTGTGTGGACAAACAAGACCTTGCTGTAAGTGGGAGGATTTTTCAGGGTGGAAGATTCGACTTGAAGTCCCAGCTACCACTGACCGGTGCGAGTCATCACAAATCCTTTGTTGATCTCCCTGCCAGAGTCAGGCTGTGCAGTAACCGCCTCTATTAGCTCTGTATCATTTGGCGGCTGAGGCAGGGGCATTTGTGTGGGGCTCTCTGTGAAGGTGAAGTCCACGGCAGTTGGCTGCTGAGTCTCCACCTCTCCTACCGCCTCACTCTCTGTGGTCGTAGTCTTGAAGAACACCTCCGGACTCTGCGTCACTTTGGTAACACTCAGCACATCGGTGCCTTCTTCATCGAACCCTGAACCCTCCACCTCAAATGATTCTGTAAAACAAACATTAATAGGTTATGGTCACCTGTTACAGTCACGTACTGCTTAAgttaacaaaaaaaagccctttAGCTACATGATGGCCTACCTGTGTAGCAGAAGGCATCATAACGGGACTCAGGAAGTGGGTATCCAGTTTGATTTGTGTACAAGTAAACAGTCCGCACCCCCAGAAGACCACCCCCGCACTGGGGCCGGCGGATGTTGATGGGATAACGGACACTCCTGTCTCCCAGCCAGCCGGCGTTACAGACGTCCATCCCACCCTGCCAGGCCAAGTACAGTTGACCAGTGTTGGCCAGCTGCGCTCTTCTTTTAGAGCATGCCACGACAG
Proteins encoded in this region:
- the LOC101078700 gene encoding aggrecan core protein isoform X6, encoding MLKWVVSLTLCLHVISASFDYVYDEHSLMDPEDVLSVSIPLEGPQRPLLGGTIVLPCYFEDHTIPDPGAPTIAPLSHRIKWSHVTKDKVTTILVVLEGQVRIAEGYLDRVHLLGYPATPTDASIKLSELRSSDSGVYRCEVQHGIEDNHDIVHVHVQGLVFHYRAIMGRYTLTFEKATAACGQNSAVVASAEQLQAAFDDGFHQCDAGWLSDHTVRYPIHDPRVNCYGDKEELPGVRTYGVRDLNETYDVYCFTEKMTGRVFHTTSAEKFTFSEAVVACSKRRAQLANTGQLYLAWQGGMDVCNAGWLGDRSVRYPINIRRPQCGGGLLGVRTVYLYTNQTGYPLPESRYDAFCYTESFEVEGSGFDEEGTDVLSVTKVTQSPEVFFKTTTTESEAVGEVETQQPTAVDFTFTESPTQMPLPQPPNDTELIEAVTAQPDSGREINKGFVMTRTGVVFHYRSGSSRYAFTYIEAQRACQSVGAYIATAAQLQAAYEAGYHQCDAGWLIDQTVRYPITSPRDKCAGDLDGQPGVRSYGLRPADERYDVYCYIDGLKGEVFHVGSAEGFTYDEAASSCQEQGAVLASTGELHAAWRTGFDKCRAGWLMDRSVRYPINNPRSECGGGRLGVHTVYAQPEQTSFPSLDSKYDAYCFRVDLLIIANETGLNITDIQEAILLKPIGSPLLPPIIVETSGSGSADFGSGSAKGGDFSSSGDQSGSGDQAISGDQSGSGDQAISGDQSGSGDQAISGDQSGSGDQAISGDQSGSGDQAISGDQSGSGDQAISGDQSGSGDQAISGDQSGSGDQAISGDQSGSGDQAISGDQSGSGDQAISGDQSGSGDQAISGDQSGSGDISGSGDQVTSGDLSGSGDISGTGGRIISADVSGSGDMAGSPSAEQPSGASGLSSTDDSGSAVDADGSGLNVVFSGMDSILSADGSVSGGPQEAEEGSTVILNIPLSETGSGVLSGSGDISGSGFSSFESGSSIDTSGESGQFSGISSGFINNQDLSEFSGLPSGFASGSASGHSGTSSGSGDTQILLIDESSGDTSLSLELGEGSVEYSGEGSSGSSGLYSGSGDSRMFTGSGTASGLSSGDLPQLLLPSPTSEWALTEGTTRPAEALGEAVLSQVSSGMYATHSSVLAPAGLAAPATAATPASAGAPGIAKETKLLQEVDVCHSNPCLNGATCMESADSYKCLCLPSYGGSRCEIDEQQCEEGWTKFQGNCYLHFSDRETWLEAEQRCRDLNAHLASIITPEEQAFVNANAQNYQWIGLNDRTVQNDFRWTDGTPLQYENWRPNQPDNYFSSGEDCVVMIWHERGQWNDVPCNYHLPFTCKKGPVSCGAPPEVENAHMFGNRREEYPVNSIIRYQCNPGFTQRHPPVVRCKGDGQWEKPQVECTDVNARRRIRQRSRRGVARNGNLY
- the LOC101078700 gene encoding aggrecan core protein isoform X4, with product MLKWVVSLTLCLHVISASFDYVYDEHSLMDPEDVLSVSIPLEGPQRPLLGGTIVLPCYFEDHTIPDPGAPTIAPLSHRIKWSHVTKDKVTTILVVLEGQVRIAEGYLDRVHLLGYPATPTDASIKLSELRSSDSGVYRCEVQHGIEDNHDIVHVHVQGLVFHYRAIMGRYTLTFEKATAACGQNSAVVASAEQLQAAFDDGFHQCDAGWLSDHTVRYPIHDPRVNCYGDKEELPGVRTYGVRDLNETYDVYCFTEKMTGRVFHTTSAEKFTFSEAVVACSKRRAQLANTGQLYLAWQGGMDVCNAGWLGDRSVRYPINIRRPQCGGGLLGVRTVYLYTNQTGYPLPESRYDAFCYTESFEVEGSGFDEEGTDVLSVTKVTQSPEVFFKTTTTESEAVGEVETQQPTAVDFTFTESPTQMPLPQPPNDTELIEAVTAQPDSGREINKGFVMTRTGVVFHYRSGSSRYAFTYIEAQRACQSVGAYIATAAQLQAAYEAGYHQCDAGWLIDQTVRYPITSPRDKCAGDLDGQPGVRSYGLRPADERYDVYCYIDGLKGEVFHVGSAEGFTYDEAASSCQEQGAVLASTGELHAAWRTGFDKCRAGWLMDRSVRYPINNPRSECGGGRLGVHTVYAQPEQTSFPSLDSKYDAYCFRVDLLIIANETGLNITDIQEAILLKPIGSPLLPPIIVETSGSGSADFGSGSAKGGDFSSSGDQSGSGDQAISGDQSGSGDQAISGDQSGSGDQAISGDQSGSGDQAISGDQSGSGDQAISGDQSGSGDQAISGDQSGSGDQAISGDQSGSGDQAISGDQSGSGDQAISGDQSGSGDQAISGDQSGSGDQAISGDQSGSGDISGSGDQVTSGDLSGSGDISGTGGRIISADVSGSGDMAGSPSAEQPSGASGMDSILSADGSVSGGPQEAEEGSTVILNIPLSETGSGVLSGSGDISGSGFSSFESGSSIDTSGESGQFSGISSGFINNQDLSEFSGLPSGFASGSASGHSGTSSGSGDTQILLIDGELIDESISVTQREYELGGGLLEFSGSGDISGSGILSGDHSGSTSGSGSGFFSRVTFVGSGFTELIGSASGEQETLGSLLYSGENLSGSGISTFISGSGSGTDSGFDSSTNEEGSVTFLTEDLLTESSGDTSLSLELGEGSVEYSGEGSSGSSGLYSGSGDSRMFTGSGTASGLSSGDLPQLLLPSPTSEWALTEGTTRPAEALGEAVLSQVSSGMYATHSSVLAPAGLAAPATAATPASAGAPGIAKETKLLQEVDVCHSNPCLNGATCMESADSYKCLCLPSYGGSRCEIDEQQCEEGWTKFQGNCYLHFSDRETWLEAEQRCRDLNAHLASIITPEEQAFVNANAQNYQWIGLNDRTVQNDFRWTDGTPLQYENWRPNQPDNYFSSGEDCVVMIWHERGQWNDVPCNYHLPFTCKKGPVSCGAPPEVENAHMFGNRREEYPVNSIIRYQCNPGFTQRHPPVVRCKGDGQWEKPQVECTDVNARRRIRQRSRRGVARNGNLY